One stretch of Phocoena phocoena chromosome 10, mPhoPho1.1, whole genome shotgun sequence DNA includes these proteins:
- the DEF6 gene encoding differentially expressed in FDCP 6 homolog, producing the protein MALRKELLKSVWYAFTALDVEKSGKVSKSQLKVLSHNLYTVLHIPHDPVALEEHFRDDDDGPVSSQGYMPYLNKYILDKVEEGAFVKEHFDELCWTLTAKKNYQVDSNGNSMLSNQDAFRLWCLFNFLSEDKYPLIMVPDEVEYLLKKVLSSMSLEVGLGELEELLAQEAQAAQSTSGLSVWQFLELFNSGRCLRGVGRDTLSMAIHEVYQELIQDVLKQGYLWKRGHLRRNWAERWFQLQPSCLCYFGSEECKEKRGTILLDAQCCVEVLPDREGKRCMFCVKTASRTYEMSASDTRQRQEWTAAIQTAIRLQAEGKMSLHKDLKQKRREQREQRERRRAAKEEEVLRLQQLQEEKERKLQELELLQEAQRQAERLLQEEEERRRSQHRELQQALEGQLREAEQARASMQAEMELKKEEAARQRQRIEELEEMQQRLQEALQLEVKARQDEEAVRLAQTRLLEEEEEKLKQLLQLKEEQERYIERAQQEKQELQQEMALQSRSLQQAQQQLEEVRQNRQRADEDVEAAQRKLRQASTNVKHWNVQMNRLMHPIEPGDKRPTTSSSFTGFQAPQLARRDSSLKRLTHWGSHSSKTPSPSSSEQQKSFNCGEEVPISASAPQEDKVDPAPEN; encoded by the exons GTGCTGTCCCACAACCTGTACACCGTCCTGCACATCCCTCACGACCCTGTGGCCCTGGAGGAGCACTTCCGAGATGATGACGATGGCCCTGTGTCCAGCCAGGGGTACATGCCCTACCTCAACAAGTACATTCTGGACAAG GTGGAGGAGGGGGCTTTCGTTAAGGAGCACTTTGATGAGCTGTGCTGGACCCTCACGGCCAAGAAGAACTATCAGGTGGATAGCAACGGGAACAGCATGCTCTCCAATCAGGATGCCTTCCGCCTCTGGTGCCTCTTCAACTTCCTGTCTGAGGACAAGTACCCTCTGATCATGGTTCCTGATGAG GTGGAATACCTGCTGAAGAAGGTGCtcagcagtatgagcttggaggTGGGCTTGGGTGAGCTGGAGGAGCTGCTGGCCCAGGAGgcccaggcagcccagagcaccaGCGGGCTCAGCGTCTGGCAGTTCCTGGAGCTCTTCAACTCAGGCCGCTGTCTGCGAGGCGTGGGGCGAGACACCCTCAGCATGGCCATCCATGAGGTCTACCAGGAACTCATCCAAGACGTCCTGAAGCAG GGCTACCTGTGGAAGCGAGGGCACCTGAGGAGGAACTGGGCAGAACGTTGGTTCCAGCTGCAGCCCAGCTGCCTCTGCTATTTCGGGAGTGAAGAGTGCAAGGAGAAAAGGGGTACAATCCTGCTGGATGCGCAGTGCTGCGTGGAG GTGCTGCCCGACCGAGAAGGGAAGCGCTGCATGTTCTGTGTGAAGACTGCCTCCCGCACGTACGAGATGAGCGCCTCAGACACGCGCCAGCGCCAGGAATGGACGGCTG CCATCCAGACGGCGATCCGGCTGCAGGCCGAGGGGAAGATGTCGCTGCACAAGGACCTGAAGCAGAAGCGGCGCGAGCAGCGGGAGCAGCGGGAGCGGCGCCGGGCGGCCAAGGAGGAGGAGGTGCTGCGGCTGCAGCAGCTACAGGAGGAGAAGGAGCGGAAGctgcaggagctggagctgctgcagGAGGCGCAGCGGCAGGCCGAGCGCCTGCTGCAGGAAGAGGAGGAGCGGCGCCGCAGCCAGCACCGCGAGCTGCAACAGGCGCTCGAGGGCCAGCTGCGCGAGGCTGAGCAG GCAAGGGCCTCCATGCAGGCTGAGATGGAGCTGAAGAAGGAGGAGGCTGCCCGGCAGCGGCAGCGCATCGAGGAGCTAGAGGAGATGCAGCAGAGGCTTCAGGAGGCCCTGCAACTGGAGGTGAAAGCTCGGCAAGACGAGGAGGCCGTGCGCCTAGCCCAGACCAG actgctggaggaggaggaggagaaattgaAGCAGCTGCTGCAGCTGAAGGAGGAGCAGGAGCGCTATATTGAGCGGGCACAGCAGGAGAAGCAGGAACTGCAGCAGGAGATGGCCCTGCAGAGCCGCTCCCTGCAGCAGGCCCAGCAGCAATTGGAGGAGGTGCGACAGAACCGGCAGAGAGCCGACGAAGATGTGGAG GCTGCACAGCGGAAGTTGCGCCAGGCCAGCACGAACGTGAAACACTGGAATGTCCAGATGAACCGGCTCATGCATCCAATAGAACCTGGAG ACAAGCGTCCCACCACCAGCAGCTCCTTCACAGGCTTCCAGGCCCCTCAACTTGCCCGCCGTGACTCCTCCCTAAAACGCCTGACTCACTGGGGATCCCACAGCAGCAAGACCCCCTCACCCAGCAGCAGTGAGCAGCAGAAGTCCTTCAATTGCGGGGAAGAGGTGCCCATCTCAGCTTCTGCCCCTCAGGAAGATAAAGTGGACCCAGCACCAGAAAACTAA